Below is a window of Brachyspira hampsonii DNA.
TCTGCATTAATATCATCATTTCCATATATGCCCAAATTAATGTCAGCTTCATCAAGACTAGGATTTATAATAATGGCCCTTTCTATTGTATGGGTATTTGACCATTTTATTATAAGAACTGAAAGTCATAAAGGTATGGTAGATAAAATAAGCGAACTTATAGAAATAGATACTATAATAATAAATCAAATGAGAAAGGCTATAAATAATGAAACTACATCTCAGTATCTATATGAAATACTATTAAAAGCATACATGATAAAAAACAATATTATAATACATGAAAAAAATCAGACAAGATACAAAGGTACTCCTATAACAGACTCTTTAATAGAAAGCAATAGAAAATTTATAGTTGAGGCAGAACAATTAATACATCTTATGAAAAAATATAACAGACCTGAAGATAAACATAATATATTAATATTCATTGAAAATATTTCAAATACCTTAGAAAACACTGCTAAATTATTTAAAAATGAAATTAGTGATTATAACAGCGAAGAAAAAAAGAGAAATATTATAAAAACAGATTCATATATATTTTACAGATTAGAAAATTGCTTCGACAGTATAAATTCTATTAACGATTCAATCAAAAACAATATAGATAATATATTATAATTTTATATAAATTTATATTCATTGGAAAAATTAAAAGTAATAGAAACAAATATATCATTCATTTGTATATTATTATCATTTTGCATAGCATCATATATTATATGATAAGAATTACTGATATGAACTAATTCATTAAAACTTTCCTTTTTAAAAATTTTATTTGAAAAACCATCTATTAAAGAATCTTCAATATATTTATAGCTAGTAAATTGTGTTTTCAATACATTATAATGATTATTTCCTATATTAACATCTGCCCTATCATTAAAAACGGCATCTTTAAAAGCGTATTCTGCACATATTTCAGGTACAAAATTTATCATTTCTTCTATTATGTTATTATCAGATATTAAATTTTTTATATTTTTAATAAAGTTATCATAATTAAAACCGCATTTTTCAAATTCTAATACATATTCCATAACAAAATACTCAATTTCTTCCTTTGTATATGGATATTTTATATAAGTAGTATCCGACTGCAGTATGAAGAAAAATTGCTTTATAGAAAAGAACTCTCCATTATTATCCCATTTAATAATCTCATTTTGAACACAGTTTTCTAATGTCTTATTCTGAATATTATTTATTGTGCATTCTACTATAATATCATCATTAGGCATTTTGGCAGCATAAGTCTTTATAAAACTTACCCTATTATTTGAAAGTATAAAAGGAACTTCCTTATATATACAATTCCATAAAAAACTAGAATATCCGTTTTTATCATCAAAGCCAATATAATCATTATAAAAATCTTCTTTATCATCTATATTTCCAAGACCTAATATAGGACTTTCGCATACTGTAAAAATCTTTTTATTACCTAATATTGAAGTTTCTATATCATGATGATGTATGCCTGAAAGAAAATCCAATATACCCTGCAAAGCACAATACACAAAATTATCAGAAGATAATTCTATGGCTTTATATTCATCAGAAGCTATGCTTGAGGAAGATTCAAAAAAAACATTATCAAAAAGAGGTGCTTTAACATAAAAATATATTGTGCATAATATACTTTTTTTCTTTTCAAGCTGCACTATTTTAGGCTCAATAGTAATATCATAACTTAGAAATTTAATACAGTCATTTTCTATTTCATTTTTATGATTTATAGTAGTATGAAGCCTATTTAATAGTATATCTTTATGATTATTCATTTAGCACCATTTTTAATATTTCATTAATAGACAATGGGCTAAAATTATGAATATCACATGCAATATTAAATGCTAAATTATGATATTTTTTATCTTTATGCCAATGTCCATGTATCAGCATGGTATTATCATAATAGCCTTCCCATTCCAATATAGGATAATGGAATAAAACTATTTTTTTAATAATACCGCTGTAATTTTTTATATCTAAAATATAATAGTCTTTAATAAATTTAAATAACTTTCTATCAAATTTATTATTATTTAAAAACTTATCATTATTACCTTTTAT
It encodes the following:
- a CDS encoding DUF6348 family protein — translated: MNNHKDILLNRLHTTINHKNEIENDCIKFLSYDITIEPKIVQLEKKKSILCTIYFYVKAPLFDNVFFESSSSIASDEYKAIELSSDNFVYCALQGILDFLSGIHHHDIETSILGNKKIFTVCESPILGLGNIDDKEDFYNDYIGFDDKNGYSSFLWNCIYKEVPFILSNNRVSFIKTYAAKMPNDDIIVECTINNIQNKTLENCVQNEIIKWDNNGEFFSIKQFFFILQSDTTYIKYPYTKEEIEYFVMEYVLEFEKCGFNYDNFIKNIKNLISDNNIIEEMINFVPEICAEYAFKDAVFNDRADVNIGNNHYNVLKTQFTSYKYIEDSLIDGFSNKIFKKESFNELVHISNSYHIIYDAMQNDNNIQMNDIFVSITFNFSNEYKFI
- a CDS encoding metallophosphoesterase family protein; amino-acid sequence: MIYFISDTHFFYMPSGRKNVFDDYETMHNYLINKWNEKISEEDDVYIVGDFSNDRGYLKTTELLKLLNGNKYLIKGNNDKFLNNNKFDRKLFKFIKDYYILDIKNYSGIIKKIVLFHYPILEWEGYYDNTMLIHGHWHKDKKYHNLAFNIACDIHNFSPLSINEILKMVLNE